The proteins below are encoded in one region of Campylobacter rectus:
- the dnaA gene encoding chromosomal replication initiator protein DnaA — protein MVANEVLELLSKEILPSEFECYIKQLKFNEKNSNSTNVVFNAPNEIIAKFIQTKYASKIAHLFEVKTGQKPVINVQAASKTQSKPAKKVDVKEIKAQSSLLNPSYTFENFVVGDSNQFAFLSAKAVSEQLGKIYNPLFIYGPTGLGKTHLLQSVGNFCLNGGKMVICVTSEQFITDFTYNLNNHSMERFREKYRNCDVLLIDDVQFLGKTDKIQEEFFHTFNELHAKNGQIVMTSDRQPKLLKGFEDRLRTRFEWGIIADITPPELDTKIAIIKKKCEFDKIYLGIEVINYIATNMGDNIREIESAIINLNAYARLMRQEITLEFAKNILRDQIKEKRENINLESIVEIVSKELNVKPSEMKSKSRSKNIVEARRIVIYLAKNLTPNSMPQIAQFFNMKDHSAVSHSIKKINELIETNEYFKIRVEELKNKILTKE, from the coding sequence TTGGTCGCAAACGAGGTTTTGGAGCTACTTTCCAAAGAAATTTTACCGTCGGAATTTGAATGCTATATCAAGCAGCTTAAATTTAACGAAAAAAACTCAAATTCGACAAATGTCGTATTTAACGCGCCAAACGAAATAATCGCCAAATTTATCCAAACCAAATACGCCTCCAAAATCGCTCATCTTTTTGAAGTAAAAACCGGACAAAAACCCGTAATCAACGTCCAAGCCGCGAGCAAAACGCAAAGCAAACCAGCTAAAAAAGTGGACGTAAAAGAGATAAAAGCGCAAAGCAGCCTGCTAAATCCAAGCTATACGTTTGAAAATTTCGTCGTCGGCGACTCGAATCAATTTGCATTTTTAAGCGCGAAAGCCGTATCCGAGCAGCTGGGTAAAATTTACAATCCGCTTTTTATCTACGGTCCAACGGGACTTGGCAAAACGCACCTTTTGCAATCGGTCGGAAATTTTTGTCTAAACGGCGGCAAAATGGTCATTTGCGTCACGAGCGAGCAGTTTATCACGGACTTTACCTATAATCTCAACAACCACTCGATGGAGCGTTTTCGCGAAAAATACCGAAACTGCGACGTTTTGCTCATCGATGACGTGCAGTTTTTAGGCAAAACGGATAAAATCCAAGAAGAATTTTTTCACACCTTTAACGAACTTCACGCCAAAAACGGCCAGATAGTGATGACATCCGACCGTCAGCCAAAGCTGCTAAAAGGATTTGAAGATAGGCTTAGAACGCGTTTTGAGTGGGGTATCATCGCAGATATCACGCCGCCGGAGCTCGATACCAAAATCGCCATCATCAAAAAAAAATGCGAATTTGATAAAATTTATCTCGGTATAGAAGTGATAAACTACATCGCAACCAACATGGGAGATAATATCCGAGAAATCGAAAGCGCGATAATAAATTTAAACGCTTATGCAAGGCTGATGAGACAAGAGATCACGCTCGAGTTTGCAAAAAACATCCTGCGCGATCAGATAAAAGAAAAGCGCGAAAATATAAATCTAGAAAGCATCGTCGAAATCGTGAGTAAAGAGCTAAACGTAAAGCCAAGCGAGATGAAAAGCAAATCCCGCTCGAAAAATATCGTAGAAGCCAGGCGCATCGTGATATATCTGGCTAAAAATTTAACGCCGAATTCGATGCCGCAAATCGCACAGTTTTTTAATATGAAAGATCACTCCGCCGTGAGCCACAGCATCAAAAAAATAAACGAGCTAATAGAAACGAACGAATACTTTAAAATCCGCGTCGAAGAGCTAAAGAACAAAATTTTAACCAAAGAATAA
- the dnaN gene encoding DNA polymerase III subunit beta: MKVAINKNALESIVTNTNPYLEKKDLSAITSHIFISAKDGILNIKATDHEIGLAYKLSNVKIMDEGNATANGKKLLDIIRSLKDEEVTLETVNNYLYIKQKNSKYKLPMYKFEDFPNFPAIENKNKFEIDAVMLGRSLKKIFTSIDNNNPKFELNGALIDIKQNYINIVGTDTKRLSVFRFETPTQSEFSLIIPKKAISEIQKLFFDKIEIYYDDTTLIAQSANFEFFTKLINGRFPDYNRVIPQEIKRRLRLSRDKMIEGIKTVSIISESTKIVFAPQTISFESIVEDNSEAKTTIEFATGLEEEIYVGVKNRYLLDFLQSIEEDHFEFGFNDSNLAFTVSSNELKTVIMPINL, translated from the coding sequence ATGAAAGTCGCGATTAACAAAAACGCTCTTGAGAGCATCGTAACAAATACAAATCCTTACCTAGAAAAAAAGGATCTAAGCGCTATAACTTCGCATATTTTTATTAGCGCAAAAGACGGTATCTTAAATATCAAAGCTACCGACCACGAGATCGGTCTAGCCTATAAACTCTCAAATGTCAAAATAATGGACGAGGGAAACGCGACGGCAAACGGTAAAAAGCTGCTTGATATCATAAGGAGTCTAAAAGACGAGGAAGTCACGCTAGAGACGGTAAATAATTACCTCTACATAAAACAAAAAAACTCAAAATATAAACTCCCGATGTATAAATTTGAGGATTTTCCAAATTTCCCGGCCATAGAAAATAAAAACAAATTTGAAATCGACGCCGTAATGCTCGGGCGAAGTTTAAAGAAAATTTTCACGAGCATCGATAATAACAACCCTAAATTTGAGCTAAACGGCGCACTCATCGACATCAAGCAAAACTACATAAATATCGTAGGTACCGACACTAAAAGGCTTAGCGTATTTAGATTTGAAACGCCGACTCAGAGCGAATTTTCGCTGATAATCCCGAAAAAAGCCATTAGCGAGATACAAAAACTATTTTTTGACAAGATCGAAATTTATTACGACGATACGACTCTGATCGCTCAAAGCGCAAATTTTGAGTTTTTCACAAAGCTGATAAACGGAAGATTCCCCGACTACAACAGAGTAATCCCGCAAGAGATAAAGCGAAGACTAAGACTAAGCAGAGATAAAATGATAGAGGGCATCAAAACCGTCTCAATCATCTCCGAGAGCACGAAAATCGTATTTGCGCCTCAAACCATAAGCTTTGAAAGCATCGTCGAGGATAACTCAGAGGCTAAAACTACGATAGAATTTGCAACCGGACTCGAAGAGGAAATTTACGTCGGCGTGAAAAATAGATATTTGCTTGATTTCTTACAAAGCATCGAAGAGGATCATTTCGAATTTGGCTTTAACGACTCGAATTTAGCCTTTACGGTGAGCTCAAACGAGCTAAAAACGGTCATAATGCCGATAAATTTATAA